A single genomic interval of Syntrophobotulus glycolicus DSM 8271 harbors:
- a CDS encoding lysophospholipid acyltransferase family protein — MLRTFFWFIYFWLYLISVLPAQFKIERLAKENNTASHDQLVDRTVKRWAQSLVSLSGSKIKVTGEENVPAERPVVFVSNHQGNFDIPILLGYIQKPKAFIAKVELAKMPMVSTWMRHMKCVFMDRSDIRQSLRTIAEAASYLQNGYSMVIFPEGTRSKGMALGEFKPGSFKLAVKAKALIVPVTIRGSYQIMEAQKFIIKPAEVEIVISKPIETKNLTKEQEALLPEQVRSIIQSNL, encoded by the coding sequence ATGCTGAGAACATTCTTTTGGTTTATTTATTTTTGGCTATACTTGATTTCGGTTCTTCCCGCGCAATTTAAAATTGAGCGTTTAGCGAAGGAAAACAATACGGCTTCACATGATCAGCTTGTTGACCGGACTGTCAAGAGATGGGCTCAGTCTTTGGTTTCTTTAAGCGGATCAAAAATCAAAGTAACCGGTGAAGAAAATGTCCCTGCCGAAAGACCTGTTGTGTTCGTCAGCAACCATCAGGGCAATTTTGATATCCCCATCTTACTCGGGTATATTCAAAAACCCAAAGCATTTATTGCCAAGGTGGAATTGGCCAAGATGCCTATGGTCAGCACCTGGATGCGCCACATGAAATGTGTCTTTATGGACCGTTCCGATATCCGACAGTCCCTGCGCACAATCGCCGAAGCCGCATCTTATCTTCAAAATGGTTATTCCATGGTGATTTTTCCGGAGGGTACAAGAAGCAAAGGCATGGCATTGGGCGAATTTAAGCCGGGAAGCTTTAAACTGGCCGTAAAAGCCAAGGCCCTGATTGTGCCGGTTACCATACGCGGGTCATATCAGATCATGGAAGCTCAGAAGTTTATCATCAAGCCGGCCGAGGTTGAAATTGTTATCTCCAAGCCTATTGAAACCAAGAATCTGACCAAGGAGCAGGAAGCCCTGTTGCCGGAGCAAGTCCGGTCAATCATTCAAAGCAACCTCTGA
- a CDS encoding CHAP domain-containing protein: MRKKFRYLLFLIVLFFISASIGSLNKGESIEEQPEYGGGQEEQSLSIPQGEVDIGTKIDAYKGVVVFSNGKDYTASHGLNYSDDGYYYGLKWQCTEYVKRFYYTVYQHKMPDGAGNAKYYFNPMLEQGEYNNQRGLFQYKNGGDVKPREDDLIVFTDGKYGHVAIISATGEDWIEVVQQNSEVPRKRYKLVKTDGGYDVDGDRKPAGWLRLGDRTK; this comes from the coding sequence ATGAGGAAAAAATTTAGATATCTCCTTTTTCTTATAGTCTTATTTTTTATTTCTGCTTCAATCGGCTCATTGAATAAGGGTGAAAGCATTGAAGAGCAGCCGGAGTACGGCGGCGGACAAGAAGAGCAGTCTTTATCCATACCGCAGGGAGAAGTGGATATCGGAACAAAAATTGACGCCTATAAGGGAGTGGTGGTTTTTTCCAATGGCAAGGATTATACGGCCAGCCATGGATTGAATTACAGTGACGACGGCTATTATTATGGTCTGAAATGGCAGTGCACGGAGTATGTCAAACGCTTTTATTATACGGTTTATCAGCATAAAATGCCTGATGGAGCGGGAAACGCCAAATATTATTTTAATCCGATGCTTGAGCAGGGGGAGTACAATAATCAACGGGGCCTTTTCCAATATAAGAACGGCGGGGATGTCAAGCCCAGAGAAGACGACCTGATCGTATTTACCGATGGAAAATACGGCCATGTCGCGATCATTTCCGCAACAGGGGAGGACTGGATTGAGGTTGTCCAGCAGAACTCGGAAGTCCCGCGCAAACGATACAAGCTGGTCAAAACAGATGGCGGCTACGATGTTGACGGAGACAGGAAGCCGGCAGGCTGGCTCCGGCTCGGCGACAGGACGAAATGA
- a CDS encoding ferritin family protein: protein MNDLDVLRQAILNEAEGAAFYAMAAEKTADTSSKEAFGYLKDQEVQHEEWLRSLYDRLVLQVASSSANLEWETLAEIEFIREAELRKKGKSPELFSQAGGKFKLALSDMAVFSAGALMEQASIDFYTKAAASTQNEEAKKIYTILVEWEGDHLNQLNEIHENLTELWIQEQDFSSSPKL from the coding sequence ATGAATGATTTGGATGTACTGAGACAGGCCATACTTAACGAAGCCGAAGGTGCGGCATTTTACGCTATGGCTGCCGAAAAAACAGCGGATACTTCTTCAAAAGAGGCGTTTGGTTACTTGAAGGACCAGGAAGTCCAGCATGAGGAATGGCTCAGGTCGCTTTATGACAGGCTGGTTCTTCAGGTGGCTTCATCTTCGGCAAATCTCGAATGGGAAACCCTGGCCGAAATTGAATTTATCAGAGAGGCTGAACTCCGGAAAAAAGGCAAGTCCCCGGAGCTTTTCTCACAAGCGGGCGGAAAATTTAAACTGGCCCTTTCCGATATGGCGGTTTTCTCAGCCGGGGCCCTGATGGAACAGGCGTCTATTGATTTTTATACAAAGGCGGCGGCGAGTACGCAGAATGAAGAGGCCAAGAAAATCTATACCATACTTGTAGAATGGGAAGGAGATCACCTGAACCAGCTCAATGAAATTCACGAGAACCTGACCGAGCTATGGATACAAGAACAGGATTTTTCGAGCTCTCCCAAGCTGTGA
- the pflA gene encoding pyruvate formate-lyase-activating protein: MKGYVHSVESFSTLDGPGIRSVVFLQGCPLRCQYCHNPDTWQMNEGNLVDSAEVIARVLKNKNYIARNGGVTISGGEPTAQIDFLAELLKGFKEAGLHTAVDTSGYVDLDDIDRIIDDTDLFIVDIKHMDPEKCRELTGRSNEKVLALLGHLENLHQAVWIRNVLLPGFTDTEKHISDLCAYVQKLQNVQNFEVLPYHALAKAKYQDLDLPYKLDGISEFDSKQLLQYQDMIQKYYSKKFSIQHDAWM; this comes from the coding sequence ATGAAGGGATATGTTCATTCCGTTGAGTCATTCTCGACCCTGGATGGCCCCGGAATCAGAAGTGTAGTTTTTCTTCAGGGCTGTCCTTTACGATGCCAGTATTGTCATAATCCGGACACCTGGCAAATGAATGAAGGCAACTTGGTGGATTCTGCCGAGGTTATTGCCAGAGTTTTAAAAAACAAGAACTATATTGCCCGAAACGGCGGGGTCACCATCTCGGGAGGGGAACCGACGGCCCAAATTGACTTCCTGGCTGAACTTCTCAAGGGATTTAAAGAGGCTGGGCTCCATACGGCTGTAGACACCTCCGGCTATGTCGATTTGGATGATATTGACCGGATTATTGATGATACAGATCTATTTATCGTCGATATCAAGCATATGGACCCGGAAAAATGCCGGGAACTTACCGGCCGGTCCAATGAAAAAGTCTTGGCTTTATTAGGTCATCTGGAAAATCTTCATCAAGCCGTATGGATCAGAAATGTGCTCCTTCCGGGTTTTACCGATACGGAAAAGCATATCTCAGATTTATGCGCCTATGTTCAAAAGCTTCAAAATGTCCAAAATTTTGAAGTTCTCCCTTACCATGCCCTGGCTAAAGCAAAATATCAAGACCTGGATTTGCCATACAAGCTGGACGGCATTTCTGAGTTTGATTCTAAGCAATTGCTCCAATATCAAGACATGATTCAGAAATATTACAGCAAGAAATTTTCCATCCAGCACGATGCCTGGATGTGA
- the pflB gene encoding formate C-acetyltransferase: MLTQWAGFKPGNWIDNIDVQNFIAANYLPYDGNENFLSGPSRRTTELWQTCEKLLQKEAANHGVLNIDTERPAKINSHLPGYIDRENEMIVGLQTDAPLKRGVNIVGGLKMAREACRAYDMTLNPQLDQFFAENRKTHNDGVFSVYPEEIKLLRKYKLLTGLPDGYGRGRIIGDYRRVPLYGVDRLLKEKKKDLKKLPFEMTEGNIRLREEISEQLCALQDLKSMALSYGIDISEPAANTKEAVQWLYFAYLAAVKEQNGAAMSIGRNTAFLDIYIEKDLQNKALSEQDVQELIDQFLIKLRMVRQLRTPEYHQLFAGDPLWITESLGGIGLDGRHMVTKTAYRFLNSLRNLGAAPEPNMTILWSEKLPAPFKEFCCALSIETSAIQYENDELMRPYYGDDYAIACCVSPMRVGKEMQFFGARCNIAKLLLVALNGGRDELSGVQILPPTEPYRGEILDYQEVLSRFQSYLDLLCSYYVNTMNIIHYMHDKYAYERLEMSLHDSEVSRNMAFGLAGLSVLVDSLSAIKHARVTPVWEKGLIKDFLIEGEYPAYGNDLDEADNIAKEIVELALNALKKYKTYRDAVHTLSVLTITSNVVYGQNTGNTPDGRRAGTPFAPGANPSNGKDISGAIASLNSVCKIPYEHCRDGISYTLTLTPGLLGKEKTARKKILADLLDGYFLSGGHHVNINILNRSDLLEAMEHPEKYPNLTIRVSGYAVKFNSLTREQQLDVVSRTFHEHI, translated from the coding sequence ATGCTTACGCAATGGGCCGGATTCAAACCGGGTAACTGGATAGATAATATTGATGTCCAAAATTTCATCGCCGCAAATTATTTACCTTATGATGGGAACGAGAACTTTCTGAGCGGACCATCCCGGCGCACCACGGAGCTTTGGCAAACATGTGAAAAGCTCCTTCAGAAAGAAGCGGCAAATCATGGCGTGCTGAATATTGATACCGAACGCCCCGCCAAAATCAATTCTCATCTTCCCGGTTACATTGATCGGGAAAACGAAATGATCGTCGGCTTGCAAACAGACGCTCCTTTAAAAAGAGGGGTGAATATTGTCGGTGGCCTTAAAATGGCCCGTGAAGCATGCCGTGCTTACGATATGACCCTTAATCCTCAGCTGGACCAGTTCTTTGCGGAAAACCGCAAAACCCATAATGACGGTGTTTTCAGCGTATATCCTGAAGAAATCAAGCTTTTACGCAAATATAAGCTCCTTACCGGATTGCCCGACGGCTATGGGCGCGGCAGAATCATCGGTGATTACCGGCGGGTCCCTCTCTATGGAGTGGACCGTCTCCTGAAAGAAAAAAAGAAGGATTTAAAAAAATTGCCCTTTGAAATGACTGAGGGAAACATCCGTTTAAGAGAAGAAATCTCTGAACAGCTCTGTGCCCTTCAAGATCTCAAAAGCATGGCCTTAAGCTATGGTATTGATATCTCAGAACCGGCTGCCAATACCAAAGAAGCGGTGCAATGGTTGTATTTTGCCTATCTGGCGGCAGTTAAGGAGCAGAACGGTGCTGCGATGAGTATCGGCCGCAACACTGCTTTTCTGGACATTTACATTGAAAAAGACCTGCAAAATAAAGCCTTGTCAGAACAAGATGTCCAGGAATTGATTGATCAATTCCTGATCAAACTGCGCATGGTCAGACAGCTGCGCACCCCGGAATATCACCAGCTTTTTGCCGGAGACCCTCTGTGGATTACGGAAAGCCTCGGTGGGATAGGCCTGGATGGGCGGCACATGGTGACCAAAACAGCCTATCGCTTCCTCAACTCCCTCAGGAATCTGGGAGCCGCGCCTGAGCCAAACATGACCATACTTTGGTCGGAAAAACTTCCCGCACCATTCAAAGAATTCTGCTGCGCTCTTTCCATCGAAACCAGTGCAATCCAATATGAAAATGATGAGCTTATGCGGCCGTATTACGGTGACGACTATGCGATTGCCTGCTGTGTTTCCCCCATGCGCGTCGGTAAGGAAATGCAGTTTTTCGGAGCAAGATGCAATATTGCCAAACTACTGCTTGTCGCTTTAAATGGCGGCAGGGATGAACTTAGCGGTGTTCAGATCCTTCCTCCGACTGAACCCTACCGGGGGGAAATCCTCGATTATCAAGAAGTGCTGTCCAGGTTTCAATCCTACCTTGATCTTTTGTGCTCCTACTATGTGAACACCATGAATATTATCCACTATATGCACGACAAGTACGCTTATGAGCGGCTGGAAATGTCCCTTCACGATTCTGAAGTATCCAGGAATATGGCTTTTGGTCTGGCCGGATTGTCCGTTCTCGTTGATTCCCTCAGTGCCATCAAGCATGCCCGGGTCACCCCCGTTTGGGAGAAAGGCCTGATTAAAGATTTTCTGATTGAAGGAGAATACCCCGCCTATGGCAATGATCTTGATGAAGCGGACAATATCGCCAAAGAAATCGTGGAACTGGCCTTAAACGCTTTGAAGAAATACAAAACTTACCGGGATGCCGTTCACACCTTATCTGTCCTGACCATCACCTCCAATGTTGTATACGGGCAGAACACCGGCAACACCCCGGATGGCCGCAGAGCAGGGACTCCCTTTGCTCCCGGCGCCAATCCCTCTAATGGCAAAGACATCTCCGGGGCCATAGCCTCCCTTAATTCTGTTTGTAAAATCCCTTATGAACATTGCCGGGACGGTATCTCCTACACTCTGACCCTGACTCCGGGCTTATTGGGCAAGGAGAAGACGGCCAGAAAAAAAATCCTGGCTGATTTACTGGATGGCTATTTCCTGTCCGGCGGTCATCACGTAAATATTAACATCCTCAATCGTTCGGATCTGTTAGAAGCTATGGAGCACCCGGAGAAATACCCCAATCTGACTATCCGGGTCTCAGGCTATGCCGTCAAGTTCAATTCCTTAACCCGAGAACAGCAGCTTGATGTGGTGAGCCGGACATTCCACGAGCATATTTAG
- the thiE gene encoding thiamine phosphate synthase translates to MLKWDYTLYLVTDRSYIGDRNLEDCVEEAILGGATMVQLREKTASSLDFYHLAVKIKGVTRKYQVPLMINDRLDIALAIDADGLHLGQDDLPIEIARRYFGREKVIGISVSTVEEALLAEKSGADYLGAGAVFPTGTKTDAKLVSLPELSLIKKAVKIPVVAIGGINETNACDVFHTGIDGLSVVSAILARKDPRKASAEIKARITG, encoded by the coding sequence TTGCTTAAATGGGACTATACCTTATACCTGGTCACCGACAGGAGCTATATTGGCGACAGAAATCTGGAGGATTGTGTTGAAGAAGCGATCCTCGGCGGTGCAACCATGGTCCAGCTGCGGGAAAAAACTGCGTCATCCCTTGATTTTTATCACCTGGCTGTTAAAATCAAAGGGGTTACAAGAAAATACCAGGTTCCTTTGATGATTAATGACCGTTTGGATATTGCCCTGGCCATTGATGCCGACGGTCTCCATCTCGGTCAGGATGATCTGCCCATTGAGATCGCGCGCAGATATTTTGGCCGGGAAAAAGTGATCGGCATCTCGGTAAGTACGGTTGAAGAAGCACTCCTCGCTGAAAAAAGCGGCGCCGATTATCTCGGGGCGGGCGCTGTCTTTCCAACCGGGACCAAAACAGACGCCAAGCTCGTTTCTTTACCGGAATTAAGCCTGATCAAAAAAGCAGTAAAAATCCCGGTCGTGGCCATCGGCGGAATTAATGAGACCAATGCCTGTGATGTTTTCCATACCGGAATTGACGGTCTTTCTGTGGTTTCAGCTATTCTGGCCAGGAAAGATCCCAGGAAGGCTTCTGCGGAAATCAAAGCAAGAATAACAGGATAA
- a CDS encoding magnesium transporter, which translates to MAKFLTFYLSRILGNRVITQDNQVLGQIKDLIADLDEVRPKIVAAKLGNGRILDFSFLEIDKNKGQYAFRCRQVRDYTEAGTNQLFLNKNIMDKQIVDIDGRKIVRVNDLRLAVLSNGTYLIAVDVGLEGLLRRLGVAKPIKKGLRSLGISLSGRYILWEDVEAVPSGNTGIKLSKPYTKLSTLHPSDFADIIEDLDRYTQVEVFSSLDEDRAAEVLEELESEAQVNVLEGLSISRAADVLEKMPADEAADILEKIDDHKAEEILNEMEKETSEEIRELMEYPENSVGALMTTDYISFKKEMSVNEVLKELRSIKPEIDTIYSLYIVDEAGKLTGAVSLRDIVVSEPETILQDIMDAKVLFVYDLDEIDLLNEIVSKYSLLAVPVVDKEKETLLGMVIIDDIMTNLLKVRRKKYSRR; encoded by the coding sequence ATGGCCAAATTTTTAACGTTTTATTTAAGCAGGATTTTGGGGAACAGGGTGATAACCCAAGACAACCAGGTGCTGGGGCAAATTAAGGATTTAATTGCCGACCTTGATGAGGTGAGACCAAAGATTGTGGCGGCAAAGCTCGGCAATGGAAGAATCCTTGATTTTTCTTTCTTGGAGATTGACAAGAACAAAGGCCAGTATGCGTTCAGATGCAGACAGGTCAGGGATTACACCGAAGCCGGAACCAATCAGCTTTTTCTCAATAAAAACATTATGGATAAACAAATTGTGGATATTGACGGCAGAAAGATCGTCCGTGTGAATGACTTGAGACTGGCCGTATTATCCAACGGAACCTATCTTATCGCCGTTGATGTGGGTCTGGAAGGGCTTCTGCGCAGGCTGGGCGTAGCCAAGCCGATAAAGAAAGGACTGCGATCATTAGGAATATCGTTGTCCGGCCGCTATATTCTGTGGGAGGATGTTGAAGCCGTTCCTTCCGGAAACACAGGCATCAAGCTGTCCAAACCATATACAAAATTATCAACCCTTCATCCTTCGGACTTTGCGGATATCATTGAAGACCTTGACCGCTATACTCAGGTTGAAGTATTTTCTTCCCTGGATGAGGACCGGGCTGCTGAGGTTTTGGAGGAACTGGAAAGTGAAGCCCAGGTCAATGTTTTAGAAGGCCTGTCCATTTCCAGGGCGGCGGATGTCCTGGAAAAAATGCCTGCGGACGAGGCTGCGGATATTCTGGAGAAAATTGACGACCATAAAGCGGAAGAAATTCTCAATGAAATGGAGAAGGAAACCTCCGAAGAAATCCGTGAACTGATGGAATATCCCGAAAACTCTGTCGGCGCTCTGATGACGACGGATTACATTTCTTTCAAGAAAGAAATGTCGGTCAACGAGGTTTTAAAGGAGCTTCGCAGCATTAAGCCGGAGATTGACACCATCTATTCCCTCTATATTGTCGACGAGGCCGGCAAGCTTACAGGGGCGGTCTCTCTGAGGGATATCGTCGTATCCGAGCCGGAGACAATACTTCAGGATATCATGGATGCCAAGGTCCTGTTTGTTTACGATCTGGATGAGATAGACCTGTTGAACGAAATTGTGTCTAAGTACAGCTTGTTGGCGGTACCGGTTGTAGACAAGGAGAAGGAGACCTTGCTCGGAATGGTGATTATTGATGATATTATGACGAATCTGCTTAAAGTCAGAAGAAAGAAATACAGCAGGCGGTGA
- a CDS encoding SPFH domain-containing protein codes for MIEEKAWKINGFLALIMMFVLTVLGVFSFLNLSIVSVVAGCVIFIIVTVCLSGFHIVSPNEAKVLTFFGKYMGSIREPGFWMTVPLSQNKKVSLKVRNFNSEKLKVNDIEGNPVEIAAVVVLKVVDSAKAVYDVDNYEHFVEIQSETALRHIASRYPYDHFEEEGCSLRGNAEEIAGEIAGELQARLAIAGVEVIEARLTHLAYATEIASAMLQRQQANAILAARQKIVEGAVSMAQMAIERLEKDGTIELDDERRMAMINNLLVAIVSDRSAQPVINTGTIY; via the coding sequence ATGATCGAGGAAAAAGCATGGAAGATTAACGGTTTTCTGGCACTGATCATGATGTTTGTTTTAACGGTTTTAGGTGTCTTCAGTTTTTTGAATTTAAGCATAGTTTCTGTAGTGGCGGGATGTGTGATTTTTATTATTGTGACAGTTTGTCTCAGCGGTTTTCATATTGTTTCACCGAATGAGGCTAAAGTGCTCACTTTTTTCGGAAAATATATGGGCAGTATCCGGGAACCGGGGTTTTGGATGACCGTCCCTCTTTCTCAAAACAAAAAGGTTTCTTTAAAAGTGCGTAATTTTAACAGTGAAAAGCTCAAGGTCAATGATATTGAGGGAAACCCGGTTGAAATCGCAGCGGTAGTCGTCCTGAAGGTGGTTGATTCCGCCAAGGCTGTCTATGATGTTGACAACTATGAACATTTTGTTGAAATCCAGAGTGAAACGGCCCTCAGACATATTGCCAGCAGGTACCCTTATGATCATTTTGAAGAAGAGGGATGCTCCCTGAGAGGAAATGCCGAAGAAATCGCCGGGGAAATCGCCGGGGAGCTGCAGGCCCGCTTGGCCATAGCCGGGGTAGAAGTCATTGAAGCCAGGCTGACTCATCTGGCATACGCAACGGAAATTGCCAGTGCCATGCTCCAGCGTCAGCAAGCCAACGCCATCCTGGCCGCCAGGCAGAAAATCGTGGAAGGGGCTGTAAGTATGGCCCAAATGGCAATTGAACGTCTGGAAAAAGATGGGACGATCGAACTGGATGATGAACGCAGGATGGCGATGATTAATAATCTGCTTGTCGCAATCGTATCCGATCGTTCCGCCCAGCCTGTAATTAATACAGGAACAATTTATTAG
- the thiM gene encoding hydroxyethylthiazole kinase, with the protein MEITRLCANALSELQNKKPLVHNITNYVTVHDCANIILAIGGSPVMADDLHEVEDMVSISSALVINMGTLNTRTVESMIAAGKRANELGIPVIFDPVGVGATPYRNATAKKIMDEVKLAVVRGNMSEIKSLSGMAVQSKGVDSVADETDGATVARAFARNTGIVAAITGKTDVISDGGRVCLINNGHSLLSGVTGTGCMASALVGTFCGAVPDYLIAATAGVMCMGLSGELAEKTLSETEGIGTFRVKLFDQISRLNEETIMKEGKITLA; encoded by the coding sequence ATGGAAATAACCAGATTATGCGCCAACGCTTTGTCCGAGCTGCAAAATAAAAAACCTCTTGTCCATAATATCACCAACTATGTCACTGTTCATGATTGTGCCAATATCATCCTGGCTATCGGCGGGTCTCCCGTTATGGCCGATGATCTTCATGAAGTTGAGGACATGGTTTCTATTTCTTCCGCTTTGGTCATCAACATGGGGACTCTGAACACCCGCACTGTGGAGTCCATGATTGCTGCCGGCAAAAGAGCCAATGAACTCGGTATTCCCGTTATTTTTGACCCTGTTGGTGTAGGGGCTACCCCCTACCGCAATGCCACAGCGAAAAAGATTATGGACGAAGTCAAGCTTGCTGTTGTTCGCGGAAACATGTCGGAAATCAAATCTTTAAGCGGAATGGCTGTCCAATCCAAGGGAGTGGATTCTGTTGCCGATGAGACTGACGGCGCAACCGTTGCCAGAGCATTTGCCCGGAATACGGGCATCGTGGCCGCAATCACGGGAAAAACAGATGTGATCTCTGATGGCGGCCGAGTATGCCTGATCAATAATGGCCATTCCCTGCTCTCCGGTGTGACGGGAACGGGCTGTATGGCCTCCGCTTTAGTGGGGACTTTTTGCGGTGCTGTCCCGGATTATTTGATTGCGGCAACGGCCGGGGTGATGTGTATGGGCCTGTCCGGTGAACTGGCCGAAAAAACATTATCTGAAACAGAAGGAATTGGAACCTTCCGCGTCAAACTCTTTGACCAGATCTCCCGGCTTAATGAAGAGACAATCATGAAGGAAGGAAAGATAACCCTTGCTTAA
- the thiD gene encoding bifunctional hydroxymethylpyrimidine kinase/phosphomethylpyrimidine kinase: MKKALTIAGSDSSGGAGIQADLKTFSAHGVFGMSVITAITAQNTQGVFAVQDISPEMIGRQIDAIFDDIDVDALKIGMVSVTDTIKVIAEKLQEYHFSQIVLDPVMISKSGYSLLQPEAGEALIKYLLPLAMVVTPNIPEAEVITGLHIETLADMKKAAKAIHDLGAANVLIKGGHMEDDATDILFDGEKYLEYPGRRIDTKHTHGTGCTLSSSITANIARGIPVERAVEQSKRYITTAIEHSLAIGKGVGPTHHFYELYQKAGMTDEQ, encoded by the coding sequence ATGAAAAAAGCTTTGACTATTGCAGGCAGCGATTCCAGCGGGGGTGCCGGAATTCAGGCTGATCTTAAAACCTTTTCCGCCCATGGCGTCTTTGGGATGAGTGTCATTACGGCAATTACGGCCCAGAATACCCAGGGAGTTTTTGCGGTTCAGGATATTTCGCCTGAGATGATCGGCAGGCAAATTGACGCCATCTTCGACGATATTGATGTCGATGCCCTGAAAATCGGTATGGTTTCCGTCACTGATACCATTAAAGTGATTGCCGAAAAGCTTCAGGAATATCATTTTTCTCAAATCGTGCTTGACCCCGTGATGATTTCCAAAAGCGGCTATTCTTTATTGCAGCCTGAAGCCGGTGAAGCCTTGATCAAATACCTGCTCCCCCTGGCTATGGTTGTGACCCCCAATATTCCCGAAGCTGAAGTCATTACCGGACTGCATATTGAAACACTGGCTGACATGAAAAAAGCGGCTAAAGCAATCCACGATTTAGGAGCGGCCAATGTCCTGATCAAGGGCGGTCATATGGAAGATGATGCCACTGATATCCTTTTTGACGGTGAAAAATATCTCGAATATCCCGGGCGGCGGATTGATACAAAACATACCCACGGTACAGGCTGTACCTTATCTTCTTCCATTACGGCCAATATTGCCCGGGGAATACCCGTGGAGAGAGCCGTTGAACAAAGCAAGAGATATATTACCACAGCGATTGAGCATTCTCTGGCTATCGGCAAAGGGGTTGGCCCCACACATCATTTTTATGAATTATATCAAAAGGCGGGCATGACAGATGAACAGTAA
- the cytX gene encoding putative hydroxymethylpyrimidine transporter CytX: protein MNSNSQSIPSFHFFLIWFGAAVSISEILTGGLIAPLGFAQGLAAIVIGHVIGVLLLGLCGIIGFRNKIPAIESTRISFGKFGSYGFSVLNILQLVGWTAVMIIMAARSANDISNALWGFNSTSAWCIVIGALICIWIATGIKNSAKLNYAAISLLFILTVILSTVVFKDTSIFSRTSDGTMSFGAAVELSVIMPLSWLPLIADYTRFGRSSKGSFWGSVSGYFLGSCWMYIIGLGGTLLTANYEPSAMLLAANMGIAALGIVVLATVTTTYLDAYSAGVSYLNIHRNANEKVIALLMCAIGTLIAIYTSIEQYIDFLYYIGSVFAPLFAILLTEYFVFRKTGIREGHNLFSANVILWLIGVGLYYQFVKYDLPFGSTIPVMLIISLLCVVKEWLLTLFNKLRS from the coding sequence ATGAACAGTAATTCTCAAAGTATTCCTTCTTTTCATTTCTTTTTAATCTGGTTTGGCGCGGCGGTCTCCATCTCTGAAATATTAACCGGCGGCCTGATTGCCCCGCTCGGTTTTGCTCAAGGGCTGGCTGCTATCGTCATTGGCCATGTCATAGGCGTGTTATTGTTAGGCCTTTGCGGGATCATTGGTTTTCGCAATAAAATCCCCGCTATTGAGTCGACCAGGATTTCCTTCGGAAAGTTCGGCTCCTACGGTTTCTCGGTTCTAAATATCCTGCAGCTTGTCGGCTGGACTGCCGTGATGATTATTATGGCCGCACGCTCGGCTAATGATATCAGCAATGCCCTCTGGGGTTTTAACAGTACCAGTGCCTGGTGTATCGTTATCGGAGCCTTGATCTGTATTTGGATTGCAACCGGTATCAAAAACTCGGCAAAGTTGAATTATGCGGCAATCTCCCTTTTATTCATCTTAACCGTTATTTTGAGCACTGTAGTATTTAAGGATACCAGTATTTTCAGCAGGACATCCGACGGTACAATGTCTTTTGGTGCTGCCGTAGAACTTTCCGTAATCATGCCTTTGTCCTGGCTTCCCCTGATTGCCGATTACACACGGTTCGGCCGCAGCAGCAAAGGCAGCTTTTGGGGGAGTGTCTCCGGTTATTTCCTGGGAAGCTGCTGGATGTATATCATCGGCCTGGGCGGCACACTCCTTACCGCGAACTATGAGCCATCGGCCATGCTTTTAGCCGCGAATATGGGGATCGCTGCTTTAGGGATTGTCGTTTTGGCTACAGTAACCACAACCTACCTCGATGCTTATTCCGCAGGTGTCTCTTATCTCAATATCCACCGAAATGCCAACGAAAAAGTGATCGCTCTGCTGATGTGCGCAATCGGAACATTGATTGCCATTTATACTTCTATAGAACAGTATATTGATTTTCTCTATTATATCGGCTCGGTTTTTGCGCCTCTTTTTGCTATCCTGCTGACAGAATACTTTGTTTTCCGTAAGACTGGAATCCGGGAGGGGCATAACCTCTTTTCTGCCAACGTGATTCTTTGGCTGATCGGGGTAGGCCTTTATTATCAGTTTGTCAAGTATGATTTGCCCTTTGGCAGCACAATCCCTGTGATGCTGATCATTTCCCTCTTATGCGTCGTAAAGGAATGGCTGTTGACTTTGTTCAATAAATTGAGGTCTTAA